The following coding sequences lie in one Asterias amurensis chromosome 18, ASM3211899v1 genomic window:
- the LOC139950592 gene encoding uncharacterized protein translates to MAFHFDNSSSLFIINTVFVAYLGLLLIVFVPSLSDNTQPSSSILGPNGVNCFTRRDIHERFYDHMDENGLHCPCQLCNPGDILLKNCTCDPNNLERPQISECRHVPTGQFMNSSNFCSRGFECKKCLHPLEVLHDCSNRGPDTVCGCVDGYYMTSPDTCLPLPKCDAEHEPTSGHGDHGTEIRCTRCHVGYFQPNNNSTRKCKKIKQCTVRQGTPRSDAVCLNDRTPEPTQQPSTGTLEPIQQPTIGYVTTGEPIEPGVTTTPEPTPGYDDITSVGPTTLPTPKNTGGPPYQSALWVLCLVCLVVGIGLGALIVILHRQYVQRGSSPVMSKEANELL, encoded by the exons ATGGCATTCCATTTTGACAACTCATCGAGCTTATTTATAATAAACACAGTATTTGTAGCGTATTTG GGGTTGCTGCTAATAGTTTTTGTTCCATCTCTAAGTGACAACACGCAACCTTCAAGTTCTATTTTGGGACCAAAT GGTGTTAATTGTTTTACAAGGAGAGATATCCATGAAAGATTCTACGACCATATGGATGAAAATGGCCTCCATTGTCCTTGTCAACTCTGTAATCCTGGAGACATTCTCCTCAAGAATTGCACATGTGATCCAAATAATTTGGAACGACCCCAAATATCAGA ATGTAGACACGTGCCGACAGGTCAGTTTATGAACTCTTCTAACTTCTGTAGCCGAGGTTTTGAGTGCAAGAAATGCCTACACCCTTTGGAAGTG TTACACGACTGTAGCAACCGTGGACCTGATACGGTGTGTGGCTGCGTTGATGGATACTACATGACATCACCAGATACATGTTTGCCTCTCCCAAAATGTGACGCGGAACACGAACCCACATCAGGAC atggaGATCATGGCACTGAAATCCGATGTACACGTTGCCATGTGGGTTATTTTCAGCCAAATAACAACAGCACCCGcaaatgcaagaaaataaaacagtgCACCGTGCGGCAGGGTACCCCTCGCTCGGATGCAGTGTGTCTTAATGACCGAACGCCGGAACCAACTCAACAACCTTCAACTGGAACGCTGGAACCAATTCAACAACCTACAATTG GTTATGTAACAACAGGAGAGCCCATTGAGCCCGGGGTAACTACTACTCCAGAACCAACACCAGGATATGATGATATTACCTCAGTCGGGCCCACAACACTTCCTACTCCCAAAAACACGG GTGGACCTCCTTATCAGAGTGCGCTATGGGTACTATGTCTTGTCTGTTTAGTCGTCGGCATTGGTTTAGGTGCCCTCATTGTCATCCTCCATCGTCAATATGTGCAAAGGG GTTCATCTCCTGTCATGTCAAAGGAAGCAAATGAACTATTATGA